From the genome of Corallococcus macrosporus DSM 14697:
CATCAACCTGGTCAACTACCTCGACCGCTACATCGTCGCGGTGGCGCTGCCAGGCATCCAGCAGGAATTCGGCATCAACGACACGCAGTCCGGCCTGCTGGGCACCATGTTCATCGTGGTGTTCATGCTGGCCTCGCCGCTGGGCGGGTTCCTCGGGGACCGCTACCCGCGGCGGCTGCTCGTGGCCGGCGGCGTGATTCTGTGGAGCCTGGCCACCGGCGCCAGCGGGCTGGCCACCTCCTTCGGCGCGCTGCTCCTGGCCCGCGCGGTGATTGGCATTGGCGAGGCCGGCTACGGCGCGGTGGCCCCCAGCATCATCTCTGACTTGTACCCGCGCGCGCAGCGCACGCGGATGCTGGCGTTCTTCTACATCGCCATCCCCGTGGGCGCCGCGGCGGGCTACGGCCTGGGCGGGTGGCTGACGCAGGCCTACTCGTGGCACGTTGCCTTCTTCGCGGGCGGCGTGCCCGGGCTGATTCTGGGCGCCATGGCCTTCTTCATGCCGGAGCCCAAGCGCGGCGCCATGGACGGGCCGGACGCCCAGGCGAAGCTGCCCTTCATGGTCGGCCTGAAGGGACTGGCGCGCAACTCGGCCTTCTGGGCGGTGACGGCCGGCTACACGCTGATGACGTTCTCCATTGGGGGCCTGGGCTTCTGGATGCCCACGTACCTGGTGCGCGAGCGCGGCCTCGCGCAGGACAGCTCGGG
Proteins encoded in this window:
- a CDS encoding spinster family MFS transporter, with translation MNVQPAATPAASAVPASNAGYALLILTLINLVNYLDRYIVAVALPGIQQEFGINDTQSGLLGTMFIVVFMLASPLGGFLGDRYPRRLLVAGGVILWSLATGASGLATSFGALLLARAVIGIGEAGYGAVAPSIISDLYPRAQRTRMLAFFYIAIPVGAAAGYGLGGWLTQAYSWHVAFFAGGVPGLILGAMAFFMPEPKRGAMDGPDAQAKLPFMVGLKGLARNSAFWAVTAGYTLMTFSIGGLGFWMPTYLVRERGLAQDSSGFIFGAITAVAGLLGTVAGGWLGDKLDRKREGGGLWMSGVGLLLAAPCMYLAVNLEAVGPTFAAIALAQFLIFLNSGPINAAIVNCVPPAFRAFAMGLNVLCIHLLGDAISPTLIGNIADASSLHTAIAINALPVLLGGFALLLGARLFREAVPRAR